From the genome of Populus trichocarpa isolate Nisqually-1 chromosome 15, P.trichocarpa_v4.1, whole genome shotgun sequence, one region includes:
- the LOC7474050 gene encoding uncharacterized protein LOC7474050 isoform X1 codes for MVSQYGIKYAVHIITNHFGPLVAKVCDCLLKKGPLPLREIVRYTELSETLVRNCLLVLIQHNCLQPFLLEEEGGFGEVNKVSSLYMVLFDNVLHRVRFSKFMAIVSQEFDKLCVDLIETLLQHGRLSSEQIFDGFRDSTEGNSSGGMEALQENMHKLVMARYVERCPISEPFLALPSEEEAAPVRRRGAKSAKAFLEPETLEQRVLVAAVPPEGMRFSFELNPEIGADRDKVENNSSSNIGDKRKLDALESDIDGGVADKQVALWRVNFEEFIRRLRHKICIETVRTRLDDEAATVFTAMLDASRSEEKKIKTASSVPLSENSIYAEVIKSEKGRNMTLDYVISVLVGLSSSPPFVRVVDNSYSIDFKHTIEVAQTDEVESIVYKKYGKDAYRMFRLLSKAGCLLETDKISDSIFLEKKETANILSKMWQGDYLQMEKLIAGPTQFLLWKVNMINLRERVLDDMFHAALNLSLRVAYELEQQKEILHLGVDGPMKEKYEKLKKVRFLLESSRMKLDDAIMIFHDF; via the exons ATGGTGTCTCAATACGGCATCAAGTATGCCGTTCACATCATCACCAATCACTTCGGTCCTCTCGTCGCC AAAGTATGCGACTGCCTTCTCAAGAAAGGACCGTTACCGCTCCGTGAAATAGTCCGTTACACTGAGCTATCTGAGACTCTCGTCAGAAACTGCTTGCTCGTCTTGATCCAGCATAACTGCCTTCAACCTTTCCTCCTTGAAGAAGAAG gtGGATTTGGAGAAGTAAATAAAGTGAGTTCGCTGTACATGGTGCTATTCGATAATGTATTGCATCGCGTTAGGTTTTCCAAGTTTATGGCTATTGTTTCGCAGGAATTCGATAAgctg TGTGTAGATTTGATTGAAACATTGCTTCAACACGGGAGGCTTTCGTCAGAGCAAATTTTTGATGGATTTAGGGACAGTACAGAAGGCAA TAGTAGTGGAGGTATGGAGGCTTTACAAGAAAATATGCATAAGCTTGTGATGGCACGATATGTTGAAAGGTGTCCTATCTCAGAACCATTTCTTGCATTACCGAGTGAAGAAGAAGCTGCTCCTGTGAGGAGGCGAGGTGCTAAATCAGCCAAg GCATTTTTAGAGCCAGAAACCCTAGAACAACGTGTTCTTGTAGCAGCAGTGCCTCCAGAAGGAATGAGATTTTCATTTGAATTAAATCCTGAGATAGGTGCCGACAGAGATAAAGTTGAGAATAACTCCTCTAGCAATATTGGAGATAAG CGCAAGCTTGATGCTTTGGAGTCCGATATTGATGGTGGGGTTGCGGACAAACAAGTAGCTCTTTGGCGTGTCAATTTTGAGGAATTTATTCGCCGGCTTAGGCATAAG ATTTGTATTGAGACTGTGAGAACACGGCTGGATGATGAAGCTGCCACTGTCTTCACTGCAATGCTGGATGCATCAAGGAgtgaggaaaagaaaataaaaacagcaaGCTCAG TTCCTTTATCAGAAAATTCCATTTATGCAGAGGTGATTAAGAGCGAAAAGGGCCGTAATATGACCTTAGATTATGTTATATCTGTCCTTGTCGGGTTGAGTTCTTCTCCACCATTTGTAAGGGTGGTTGACAATTCATACAGTATAG ATTTCAAACATACCATCGAAGTAGCTCAAACTGACGAG GTGGAGTCAattgtgtataaaaaatatGGCAAGGATGCTTATAGAATGTTCAGGTTACTTTCAAAGGCTGGTTGCTTACTTGAGACTGATAAG ATTTCAGATTCAATATTCCTTGAAAAGAAGGAAACAGCCAACATCCTTTCTAAGATGTGGCAGGGCGACTACTTGCAGATGGAG AAATTAATCGCCGGACCAACACAATTCTTGTTGTGGAAAGTAAATATGATAAACCTAAGGGAACGCGTATTGGATGATATGTTCCATGCGGCCTTAAACTTGAGTCTTCGAGTGGCATACGAGCTAGAACAACAAAAGGAG ATTTTACATCTCGGAGTTGATGGGCCAATGAAAGAGAAGTATGAGAAACTTAAAAAAGTTAGATTTCTCCTGGAATCCTCAAGGATGAAGCTTGACGATGCTATAATGATTTTCCATGATTTCTAA
- the LOC7474050 gene encoding uncharacterized protein LOC7474050 isoform X2 translates to MVSQYGIKYAVHIITNHFGPLVAKVCDCLLKKGPLPLREIVRYTELSETLVRNCLLVLIQHNCLQPFLLEEEGGFGEVNKVSSLYMVLFDNVLHRVRFSKFMAIVSQEFDKLCVDLIETLLQHGRLSSEQIFDGFRDSTEGNSSGGMEALQENMHKLVMARYVERCPISEPFLALPSEEEAAPVRRRGAKSAKAFLEPETLEQRVLVAAVPPEGMRFSFELNPEIGADRDKVENNSSSNIGDKRKLDALESDIDGGVADKQVALWRVNFEEFIRRLRHKICIETVRTRLDDEAATVFTAMLDASRSEEKKIKTASSVPLSENSIYAEVIKSEKGRNMTLDYVISVLVGLSSSPPFVRVVDNSYSIDFKHTIEVAQTDEVESIVYKKYGKDAYRMFRLLSKAGCLLETDKVYYGHVLRRSRSLCKFEEMGYLALQKV, encoded by the exons ATGGTGTCTCAATACGGCATCAAGTATGCCGTTCACATCATCACCAATCACTTCGGTCCTCTCGTCGCC AAAGTATGCGACTGCCTTCTCAAGAAAGGACCGTTACCGCTCCGTGAAATAGTCCGTTACACTGAGCTATCTGAGACTCTCGTCAGAAACTGCTTGCTCGTCTTGATCCAGCATAACTGCCTTCAACCTTTCCTCCTTGAAGAAGAAG gtGGATTTGGAGAAGTAAATAAAGTGAGTTCGCTGTACATGGTGCTATTCGATAATGTATTGCATCGCGTTAGGTTTTCCAAGTTTATGGCTATTGTTTCGCAGGAATTCGATAAgctg TGTGTAGATTTGATTGAAACATTGCTTCAACACGGGAGGCTTTCGTCAGAGCAAATTTTTGATGGATTTAGGGACAGTACAGAAGGCAA TAGTAGTGGAGGTATGGAGGCTTTACAAGAAAATATGCATAAGCTTGTGATGGCACGATATGTTGAAAGGTGTCCTATCTCAGAACCATTTCTTGCATTACCGAGTGAAGAAGAAGCTGCTCCTGTGAGGAGGCGAGGTGCTAAATCAGCCAAg GCATTTTTAGAGCCAGAAACCCTAGAACAACGTGTTCTTGTAGCAGCAGTGCCTCCAGAAGGAATGAGATTTTCATTTGAATTAAATCCTGAGATAGGTGCCGACAGAGATAAAGTTGAGAATAACTCCTCTAGCAATATTGGAGATAAG CGCAAGCTTGATGCTTTGGAGTCCGATATTGATGGTGGGGTTGCGGACAAACAAGTAGCTCTTTGGCGTGTCAATTTTGAGGAATTTATTCGCCGGCTTAGGCATAAG ATTTGTATTGAGACTGTGAGAACACGGCTGGATGATGAAGCTGCCACTGTCTTCACTGCAATGCTGGATGCATCAAGGAgtgaggaaaagaaaataaaaacagcaaGCTCAG TTCCTTTATCAGAAAATTCCATTTATGCAGAGGTGATTAAGAGCGAAAAGGGCCGTAATATGACCTTAGATTATGTTATATCTGTCCTTGTCGGGTTGAGTTCTTCTCCACCATTTGTAAGGGTGGTTGACAATTCATACAGTATAG ATTTCAAACATACCATCGAAGTAGCTCAAACTGACGAG GTGGAGTCAattgtgtataaaaaatatGGCAAGGATGCTTATAGAATGTTCAGGTTACTTTCAAAGGCTGGTTGCTTACTTGAGACTGATAAG GTGTACTATGGTCATGTATTGAGGAGAAGCAGATCTCTCTGTAAATTTGAGGAAATGGGTTATCTAGCTCTACAGAAGGTTTAG
- the LOC7454515 gene encoding uncharacterized protein LOC7454515 yields the protein MWTSLTPLSSRYELLFNNFAPKSFSCEGVPEAGSYTKKRILGFVLLGFRFEVLQTPDFRDCKAAHELRSQSKLMMDLYNQMTTAAGLGKNVGGRQLPDRHRDGGIQQPSHISAETITSQMKLDDGLKIRGSYVVGGSVYGWKFITWAGSRPNYYGVTKESHRNTLKKPAAGGSHCN from the exons ATGTGGACCTCACTAACTCCTCTTAGTTCAAGATACGAGCTGCTGTTCAACAACTTCGCCCCAAAGTCTTTCAG TTGTGAAGGGGTTCCAGAGGCCGGAAGTTATACCAAAAAACGGATATTAGGATTTGTGTTGCTGGGGTTTCGGTTTGAG GTTCTCCAGACACCTGATTTTCGGGATTGCAAAGCAGCTCATGAACTTCGATCAC AATCGAAGCTCATGATGGATTTATACAACCAGATGACCACAGCGGCGGGGCTTGGGAAGAATGTGGGAGGGAGACAATTACCAGATAGACACCGGGATGGGGGAATACAACAGCCCTCGCATATATCTGCAGAAACAATCACCTCGCAGATGAAGTTAGATGATGGCCTGAAGATCCGAGGAAGCTATGTTGTCGGTGGGTCAGTTTATGGTTGGAAATTCATTACATGGGCAGGTAGTAGACCAAATTATTACGGGGTGACAAAGGAATCGCACAGAAATACCCTCAAGAAGCCAGCAGCTGGTGGTTCCCATTGCAACTAG
- the LOC7474051 gene encoding cytokinin hydroxylase translates to MGVLFQVLVVSILTASLYMIWRILFSCWISPAGAYLKLKKNGFGGPTPNFPLGNHKEIKNISRKAAAAAAASSTNITTFSSPGTSEISNDIHSSVFPYFSQWQKSHGKVFIYWLGTEPFLYIADPEFLKTMSSGVMGKSWGKPEVFKHDREPMFGNGLVMVEGDEWVRHRHVITPAFSPANLKAMSSLMVESTTKMLDKWAALINSGSQEIDVEREITATAGEIIAKTSFGISYENGSKVFEKLRAMQITLFKSNRYVGVPFSKLVFPGKTMEAKKLGKEIDALLLTIVTARKNSNEGCGQKDLLGLLLQENGVDGRLGKKLTTRELVDECKTFFFGGHETTALALSWTMLLLAMHPEWQNQLREEIREVTGDKEIDFTKLAGLKKMGWVMNEVLRLYSPAPNVQRQAREDIQVNDLIIPKGTNMWIDVVAMNHDPKLWGEDVNEFKPERFKDDLYGGCKHKMGFLPFGFGGRMCIGRNLTMMEYKIVLTLVLTRFSFSISPSYSHSPAIVLSLRPSNGLPLIVKPL, encoded by the exons ATGGGAGTGTTATTTCAAGTGCTTGTTGTTTCCATTCTTACTGCTTCTCTTTACATGATCTggagaatattgttttcttgctGGATCTCGCCTGCTGGGGCGTATCTTAAGTTAAAGAAAAATGGGTTTGGAGGTCCTACTCCAAATTTCCCTCTAGGGAAtcataaggaaataaaaaatattagtaggAAAgccgcagcagcagcagcagcttcttCTACTAATATTACTACCTTTTCTTCTCCTGGGACCTCAGAAATCTCTAACGATATTCATTCTTCAGTTTTTCCCTACTTCTCTCAATGGCAAAAGTCTCATG GGAAGGTATTCATTTACTGGTTAGGTACAGAGCCGTTTCTGTACATAGCAGACCCAGAGTTCCTAAAAACAATGAGTTCAGGGGTGATGGGAAAGAGTTGGGGAAAGCCTGAAGTGTTTAAACATGATAGAGAGCCCATGTTTGGTAACGGTTTGGTCATGGTTGAAGGTGATGAATGGGTTCGCCACCGCCATGTTATCACCCCTGCGTTCTCTCCAGCCAACTTGAAG GCCATGTCAAGCTTGATGGTGGAGTCCACCACAAAGATGCTAGACAAGTGGGCTGCCCTCATAAATTCCGGCAGCCAAGAAATCGACGTCGAGAGAGAAATCACCGCGACGGCTGGAGAGATCATAGCCAAGACAAGCTTTGGCATAAGCTATGAAAATGGGAGCAAAGTGTTTGAAAAACTAAGGGCAATGCAAATCACTCTATTTAAATCAAACCGTTATGTAGGAGTACCCTTTAGCAAGCTCGTGTTCCCTGGGAAAACCATGGAGGCCAAAAAACTTGGAAAAGAAATCGATGCTCTCCTCTTAACTATCGTAACAGCTCGTAAGAATTCTAATGAGGGGTGCGGTCAAAAAGACTTGCTAGGGTTGCTGCTCCAGGAGAACGGTGTAGATGGGCGGTTAGGGAAGAAGTTAACAACAAGGGAATTGGTCGATGAGTGCAAGACTTTCTTCTTCGGTGGGCACGAGACCACAGCATTGGCTCTTTCATGGACAATGCTGCTTTTGGCGATGCATCCAGAGTGGCAAAACCAACTGAGAGAGGAGATTAGAGAAGTTACAGGAGATAAGGAAATCGATTTCACAAAGCTTGCTGGACTTAAGAAG ATGGGATGGGTGATGAATGAGGTGTTAAGACTGTACTCACCAGCACCCAATGTACAAAGGCAAGCTAGAGAAGACATTCAAGTAAATGACCTAATAATACCTAAAGGAACCAACATGTGGATCGATGTTGTAGCCATGAACCATGACCCTAAACTATGGGGAGAAGATGTGAATGAGTTTAAGCCAGAGAGGTTCAAGGATGACTTGTATGGTGGATGCAAACACAAGATGGGGTTCTTGCCTTTTGGGTTTGGAGGAAGAATGTGCATTGGGAGGAACTTGACAATGATGGAGTATAAGATTGTGCTAACCCTAGTTCTCACTAGGTTTTCATTCTCCATCTCCCCGAGTTACAGTCACTCTCCTGCGATTGTTCTCTCCTTGAGGCCTAGCAATGGCTTGCCACTCATTGTCAAACCCCTATAG